The Nitrogeniibacter aestuarii genome has a window encoding:
- the dnaJ gene encoding molecular chaperone DnaJ, with amino-acid sequence MSKRDYYEVLGVNRDVNEADLKKAYRKLAMKFHPDRNPGDKESEEKFKEVKEAYEILSEPDKRAAYDQYGHAGVDPSMGAGRGAQGFDGFADAFSDIFGDIFGGGGARGGRSNVYRGADLRYNLEISLEEAARGAEKTIRIPTQENCDKCGGSGAKPGSEAKPCPTCGGAGQVRMQQGFFSIQQTCPKCHGSGSYIPDPCGSCHGTGRVKKQKTLEVKIPAGIDDGMRLRHGGHGEPGINGGPAGDLYVEIHIKPHSVFQRNGDDLHCEMPISFATAALGGEIEIPTLDGMARIKIPTETQTGKVFRLRGKGIQNVRTHAHGDLMCHVLVETPVKLTDRQKELLEEFNSIAMENEHKHNPKAKSWMDKVKDFFQ; translated from the coding sequence ATGTCGAAGCGTGATTACTATGAAGTGCTGGGCGTCAATCGCGACGTCAACGAGGCCGACCTGAAGAAGGCTTATCGCAAGCTCGCGATGAAATTCCACCCGGACCGCAATCCAGGCGACAAGGAGTCGGAAGAGAAATTCAAGGAGGTCAAAGAGGCCTACGAAATCCTCTCCGAGCCAGACAAGCGAGCCGCCTACGACCAGTATGGCCACGCCGGGGTCGACCCGAGCATGGGCGCTGGACGCGGCGCACAAGGTTTCGATGGTTTTGCCGACGCCTTCAGCGACATCTTTGGCGATATCTTCGGCGGTGGCGGTGCGCGCGGCGGGCGTTCGAACGTCTACCGGGGCGCCGACCTGCGCTACAACCTGGAAATCTCCCTCGAAGAGGCGGCCCGCGGCGCCGAGAAGACCATCCGCATTCCCACGCAGGAAAACTGCGATAAGTGTGGCGGTTCAGGCGCCAAGCCCGGCAGCGAGGCCAAGCCCTGCCCCACCTGCGGCGGCGCCGGTCAGGTGCGCATGCAGCAAGGCTTTTTCTCGATTCAGCAGACCTGCCCGAAGTGCCACGGATCGGGTTCGTACATCCCGGACCCCTGCGGCAGCTGCCACGGCACGGGTCGCGTCAAGAAGCAGAAGACCCTCGAGGTGAAGATCCCTGCCGGCATCGACGATGGCATGCGCCTTCGTCATGGGGGGCATGGCGAGCCCGGCATCAATGGTGGCCCTGCCGGCGACCTGTACGTGGAGATTCACATCAAGCCGCATTCGGTCTTCCAGCGCAACGGGGACGATCTGCACTGTGAAATGCCGATCAGCTTCGCCACGGCGGCGCTGGGCGGCGAAATCGAGATTCCGACCCTCGACGGCATGGCCCGTATCAAGATCCCGACCGAGACCCAGACAGGCAAGGTCTTCCGTCTGCGCGGCAAGGGCATCCAGAACGTGCGCACGCATGCGCATGGCGACTTGATGTGCCATGTACTGGTCGAGACACCGGTCAAGCTCACAGACCGTCAGAAAGAACTGCTCGAAGAATTCAACAGCATCGCCATGGAGAACGAGCACAAGCACAATCCGAAGGCGAAGTCATGGATGGACAAGGTCAAGGATTTCTTCCAGTAA
- a CDS encoding ABC transporter substrate-binding protein codes for MRYHTLGRAFLALAASALFSLTGHADPGVTASSIHLGMSSPFSGPNGEYGITMRGGVEAAFSEVNASGGINGRKLRLTALDDGYETERSVANTKQLIEQEKVFALLAFYGSSPTTAAMKVFSEAKVPLVGTISGAGTLRDPVNPYMFNLRASYADETAAIVDHLVGIGISNIAVFYQDDGFGKSGLDGVTRTLEKHGLKASAIAPIERNATDASAAVKTISAANPQAVVMVTLLKPTAAFVKAMRAAGHQPQFVTLSPIGADLLVKEMGAENARGIGITQVMPYPWNDALKLVRDYKAALAKTDAKAEPSYYGLEGYVAGRVMIEAIRRIDGEPTREKLVAALEQAPFELKGFKVSFTPSNHSGSTFVELTILDRNGRILR; via the coding sequence ATGCGATACCACACTCTGGGCCGCGCTTTTCTTGCGCTAGCGGCCAGCGCCCTGTTCAGCCTTACCGGTCACGCCGATCCTGGGGTGACCGCCTCCAGCATACATCTGGGGATGTCCTCCCCATTCAGCGGCCCTAACGGTGAATACGGCATCACCATGCGCGGTGGCGTCGAAGCGGCATTCAGCGAAGTCAATGCCAGCGGCGGCATCAACGGACGCAAACTCAGGCTCACTGCGCTGGACGATGGCTACGAAACCGAGCGCAGTGTGGCCAACACCAAGCAGTTGATCGAACAGGAGAAGGTGTTCGCCCTCCTGGCCTTCTATGGCTCGAGCCCGACAACGGCTGCCATGAAGGTGTTCAGTGAAGCCAAGGTTCCCCTTGTTGGCACCATCAGTGGCGCCGGCACACTCCGTGACCCGGTCAATCCCTACATGTTCAACCTGCGCGCGAGCTACGCCGACGAAACAGCCGCGATCGTGGATCACCTGGTCGGCATCGGCATCTCAAACATCGCGGTGTTCTATCAGGATGATGGCTTTGGCAAATCGGGGCTCGATGGTGTCACCAGAACGCTCGAAAAACACGGGCTGAAGGCCAGCGCCATTGCCCCTATCGAGCGCAATGCCACCGATGCATCTGCAGCGGTCAAGACGATCTCCGCTGCCAATCCGCAGGCGGTGGTGATGGTGACGCTGCTCAAGCCCACGGCGGCCTTCGTCAAGGCCATGCGCGCAGCCGGTCATCAGCCGCAATTCGTCACCCTTTCACCCATTGGCGCAGACCTGCTGGTCAAGGAGATGGGCGCGGAGAACGCACGCGGCATCGGCATCACCCAGGTCATGCCGTATCCGTGGAACGATGCACTCAAACTCGTGCGCGACTACAAGGCAGCACTGGCAAAGACGGATGCAAAGGCCGAACCGTCCTATTACGGCCTTGAAGGTTATGTGGCCGGTCGGGTCATGATCGAGGCAATCCGCAGAATCGACGGCGAGCCCACGCGCGAGAAACTTGTGGCTGCGCTCGAACAGGCACCCTTCGAGCTCAAGGGCTTCAAGGTCAGTTTCACGCCAAGCAACCACTCAGGTTCAACGTTCGTTGAGCTGACGATTCTGGATCGCAACGGACGCATCCTGCGCTGA
- a CDS encoding Crp/Fnr family transcriptional regulator, which produces MSRSSSTAHWIGHTDCVTCPVRRSALFSVLQPEHMSMVHDCFDDLKFSSKQVLYHQGAKSEALYTVREGAVKLVRHGADGTARIVRIVKPGDLAGLEVLSGREYDASAIAVGPVRICRLPLASVEKLKSLDAGVGERMLEKASDALSEAQAWLAELTAGSAPARVRVARLLLRLRTHDKGSQIIRLASADIAAILGITVETASRVMAAFKRESILTPPEPGSAVMGADIGALEIEAESVDF; this is translated from the coding sequence ATGTCCAGATCAAGTTCAACCGCGCATTGGATCGGTCACACCGATTGCGTGACCTGCCCGGTCAGGCGATCGGCGCTGTTTTCCGTTCTGCAACCCGAGCACATGTCGATGGTGCACGACTGTTTCGACGACCTGAAATTCAGCTCGAAACAGGTGCTTTACCACCAGGGGGCAAAGAGCGAGGCGCTCTATACCGTGCGTGAAGGCGCGGTCAAGCTCGTGCGTCATGGCGCCGACGGGACGGCCCGCATCGTGCGCATTGTCAAACCGGGCGATCTGGCGGGGCTCGAGGTCCTGAGTGGCCGTGAGTACGATGCCTCTGCGATTGCGGTGGGGCCGGTGCGCATCTGCCGCTTGCCGCTGGCCTCGGTCGAAAAGCTCAAGTCGCTGGATGCGGGGGTCGGCGAGCGCATGCTTGAAAAGGCTTCCGATGCCTTGTCCGAAGCCCAGGCCTGGCTGGCTGAACTGACGGCAGGGAGTGCGCCGGCACGCGTCCGGGTCGCACGACTGCTGCTGCGCCTCAGGACTCACGACAAAGGCAGCCAGATCATCCGCCTTGCGTCCGCCGATATCGCGGCGATTCTTGGTATCACCGTCGAGACGGCGAGTCGCGTCATGGCGGCATTCAAGCGCGAAAGCATTCTCACTCCGCCGGAGCCGGGTAGTGCGGTCATGGGAGCTGATATCGGCGCATTGGAAATCGAAGCGGAAAGCGTGGATTTCTGA